In Humulus lupulus chromosome 6, drHumLupu1.1, whole genome shotgun sequence, a single genomic region encodes these proteins:
- the LOC133785314 gene encoding uncharacterized protein LOC133785314, whose translation MENHFPNWDYHTSSIIEGRIFVMWRRLFVKTIILEESSQAIHCQVKMLGLQQEFGVTFVYGLNSIEGKDRVGGKAVSDSELHDSLKWLAGAQIEPLRGIGSYYTWSNNQEGATRIYSKIDHVLSNEKWLDLFSKSTAIYRWEGISDHCSCLVCFQNSEQLGSKLFRYYNYWAEHKDFNEFVVNSWRGPITAYGMNAIFLKLLRLKHCLKSFNMDRIGDLQENYHKAKDAYQDAQLQAQAHPLDSYYQEAERTAAWEYSVQESPSSASGRVNLQHIDLGPKLSVEQQASLLRPFSKKEIREALFSIPNTKSSGPDGYGSGFFKAVWSKIGEEICSTISYCFESGNFPSKLHETTISLIPKIANPSWAVDYRPIACCSTLYKCMAKLICKRLAAVIPVIVNSNQGAFIQGRSIAHNIMICQDLIKNYGRVSTSSRCAIKIDLSKAYDTIDWLFLEGLLKALKFPMKFIGWVMSCVRNTTYFLVMNGRVQGKFKGGKGLRQGDPMSPLLFVLIMEYLTRSLQYAALNSLFRFHLMCKSLKLINLCFADDLLIFCKGTLPAVRSVKRVLDDFSVASGLIINYGKSHIFFGGVSMADRNRISQDINLAVGSFPLRYLEVPMRPSKWKHTDCEVFIQKFRLKIQNWASRHLSFAGQIQLINSVLLGLRNYWMSIFVLPQSVVKEVERLCRGFLWGFSRQRSKLHIPSWQKVCLPKAYGGLGFRDGSLWNRSVLAKYVWALSFKHNLLWVKWINSIYLKDKSFWNYDLKGDCSWYWRKLCHLKKYFSYAAISAADMKGKFLSSKLYNSLLTQQKDEYFRTVWSRLILPKHRFMLWQVINSQLLTRDNLNRLHIPLISLMCPLGLWILRAGWFGLLEIREDLVISRLLTSFLIGGGLLYGTTVCVALKTSGRGSNKME comes from the exons ATGGAGAACCATTTTCCAAACTGGGACTATCATACTAGTTCCATCATTGAAGGTCGTATCTTCGTAATGTGGAGAAGATTGTTTGTTAAAACCATTATTTTAGAGGAATCCTCTCAAGCAATTCATTGTCAGGTGAAGATGTTGGGTTTGCAGCAGGAATTTGGGGTCACATTTGTTTATGGTCTTAATTCGATTGAGG GCAAGGACAGAGTTGGAGGCAAGGCTGTTTCAGACTCAGAGTTACATGACTCTTTAAAATGGTTGGCAGGTGCTCAGATTGAACCTCTTCGGGGTATTGGCTCCTATTACACGTGGTCTAATAACCAAGAGGGTGCCACTAGGATATATTCAAAAATTGACCATGTTTTGAGCAATGAAAAATGGCTAGATTTGTTCTCTAAATCTACAGCAATTTATAGATGGGAAGGCATATCTGATCACTGTTCTTGTCTGGTTTGTTTTCAAAATTCTGAGCAGTTGGGATCCAAACTTTTTCGCTATTATAACTACTGGGCAGAGCACAAGGATTTCAATGAGTTTGTGGTTAATAGCTGGAGAGGCCCAATTACAGCTTATGGTATGAATGCCATTTTTCTTAAGCTGCTGAGGCTTAAGCACTGTCTTAAAAGTTTTAATATGGACCGAATAGGAGATTTACAAGAAAATTATCATAAGGCCAAGGATGCTTATCAAGATGCTCAGCTGCAAGCTCAAGCTCACCCCCTTGATTCATACTATCAAGAGGCTGAGAGGACTGCCGCATGGGAGTATTCTGTTCAGGAGAG TCCTAGTTCAGCTTCAGGCAGGGTTAATTTGCAGCATATTGACTTAGGTCCGAAGCTTTCAGTTGAGCAGCAAGCTTCGCTTTTGAGACCTTTCTCTAAGAAGGAAATTCGGGAGGCTTTATTTAGTATTCCTAATACTAAATCCTCAGGTCCTGATGGGTATGGTTCCGGCTTCTTTAAAGCTGTTTGGAGTAAGATAGGAGAAGAGATTTGCTCGACTATCTCTTACTGTTTTGAATCTGGCAATTTTCCTTCTAAGCTTCATGAAACAACCATTTCTTTGATTCCTAAGATTGCTAATCCTTCTTGGGCTGTCGACTATAGGCCAATAGCTTGCTGTTCCACACTGTATAAATGCATGGCTAAGTTGATTTGTAAAAGGTTGGCTGCTGTTATTCCCGTTATTGTTAATTCCAATCAAGGAGCTTTCATTCAAGGTCGATCTATTGCTCACAATATCATGATCTGTCAAGATCTTATTAAAAATTATGGGAGAGTTTCTACTTCTTCGAGATGCGCTATTAAGATAGATTTGAGCAAAGCTTACGATACCATAGACTGGCTGTTTCTTGAAGGCTTGCTGAAAGCTTTAAAGTTCCCCATGAAGTTTATAGGCTGGGTTATGTCTTGTGTTAGGAATACCACCTATTTTCTAGTGATGAATGGTCGAGTTCAAGGCAAGTTTAAGGGGGGGAAGGGGCTGAGACAAGGTGATCCTATGTCACCTCTTTTATTTGTTCTCATCATGGAGTATTTGACTAGAAGTCTTCAATATGCAGCACTTAATTCCCTTTTTCGTTTTCATCTGATGTGCAAGAGTTTAAAGCTCATTAATTTGTGTTTTGCGGATGACTTGCTAATTTTTTGCAAGGGAACTCTCCCAGCTGTTAGAAGTGTTAAGAGGGTGCTTGATGATTTTTCCGTTGCTTCTGGTTTGATCATTAATTATGGTAAATCTCATATTTTTTTCGGAGGAGTCTCTATGGCGGATAGAAATAGAATTTCTCAAGATATTAACCTTGCAGTGGGTTCATTTCCCCTAAGATATCTAGAGGTTCCAATGAGGCCTTCTAAATGGAAACATACAGACTGTGAGGTGTTCATTCAGAAATTTAGATTGAAGATTCAGAACTGGGCTAGTAGACACCTCTCCTTTGCTGGCCAGATTCAACTTATTAACTCTGTTCTTCTCGGGCTTCGTAACTATTGGATGTCTATCTTTGTTTTGCCCCAAAGTGTAGTCAAGGAAGTTGAAAGACTTTGTAGAGGGTTCCTTTGGGGATTTTCTCGGCAGAGGAGTAAATTGCATATCCCTTCTTGGCAAAAAGTTTGCCTTCCAAAAGCTTATGGTGGCTTGGGGTTTAGAGATGGTTCCTTGTGGAACCGGTCTGTGCTGGCTAAGTATGTTTGGGCCTTATCTTTCAAGCATAACTTATTATGGGTTAAATGGATTAACTCCATTTATCTGAAAGATAAGAGCTTTTGGAACTATGATTTAAAGGGGGACTGTAGCTGGTATTGGCGGAAATTGTGTCATCTGAAAAAGTACTTCAGTTATGCTGCCATTTCAGCTGCTGATATGAAGGGAAAGTTCCTGTCTTCGAAGTTGTATAATAGCCTCCTGACTCAGCAAAAGGATGAGTATTTTCGGACTGTTTGGAGCAGATTAATCCTTCCTAAACACAGGTTTATGCTGTGGCAAGTGATTAATTCTCAGTTACTAACAAGGGATAACCTTAACAGACTGCATATCCCTTTGATCTCTCTGATGTGTCCG CTTGGCCTTTGGATTTTAAGGGCTGGCTGGTTTGGCTTACTAGAGATAAGAGAG